Genomic window (Paenibacillus sp. 37):
GTGGACAGCCATACTTCTGATTTATGGCAGCAAATTTTATCAATCATACAAAACAAACTCAGCAAACCCAGCTTTGACACCTGGTTCAAAGCAACCAAAGCCACCAAGCTGAATGACCGTTCAATCGTCATTTCCGCACCAACCACGTTTGCCGTCGAATGGCTGGAGAGCCGTTACACCAAATTGGTTGGCTCGACGGTATACGAGTTGCTTGGCAAGCAAGTCGATGTGAAATTTGTCATCGAAGAGAACAAACCTGCTGAACCGGACCCGCAACTACCGGCGCCAACGCCTACAGTTGTACAGGAAGAAGCCGTACTCAGCATGCTGAATCCGAAATATACGTTCGATACATTTGTCATCGGGCCGGGCAACCGTTTTGCCCATGCCGCATCGCTGGCGGTCGCTGAAGCGCCCGCCAAAGCTTACAATCCTCTCTTTCTGTATGGAGGAGTAGGTCTCGGTAAAACTCACTTGATGCATGCAATCGGACATTATGTTCTGGAGCATGATCCGGGCAGCAAAGTCGTTTATTTGTCGTCTGAGAAATTCACGAACGAATTCATTAACTCAATCCGTGACAACCGCGGGGAGAGCTTCCGTAACAAATACCGGAGCGTCGACATTTTGCTCATTGATGATATTCAGTTCTTGGCGGGAAAAGAATCAACACAAGAGGAATTTTTCCATACGTTTAATGCGCTGCATGAGGAACGGAAGCAGATTATCATCTCCAGCGACAGACCACCGAAGGAAATTCCGACACTGGAAGAACGACTTCGTTCTCGCTTTGAATGGGGGTTAATCACGGATATCCAGCCTCCAGATCTGGAGACAAGAATCGCAATTTTGCGTAAAAAGGCACGTGCGGAAAACCTGGATATTCCGAATGAAGCGATGATGTACATTGCCAACCAGATTGACACCAACATCCGTGAACTGGAAGGTGCCCTGATTCGGGTCGTTGCTTACTCTTCACTGACTAATCAAGATGTAACCACTCATCTGGCAGCTGAAGCACTGAAGGATATTATTCCTTCCAGTCGTCCCAAAATGATCACTATTCATGACATCCAACAAAAGGTCGGCGAGTATTATAGCCTTAAGCTTGAAGATTTCAAAGCACGGAAACGGACCAAGGCAGTTGCTTTTCCAAGACAGATTGCCATGTATCTCTCTCGTGAACTGACAGACTTTTCTCTGCCCAAAATTGGGGAAGCATTCGGAGGACGAGATCACACCACTGTCATACATGCTCACGAAAAAATCTCCCAAGCAATTAAAAACGATCAGGATCTCTATAAAGTTATCAACAACTTAACCGAAAAAATAAAGAATCCAACCTGAACAAGTCCCAAGCCTATGCACAACGTATACACATGTGGATAGGCTTGGGTGTACGGGTTTATACCCACTTATCCACATATTCAGTGCCCCTATTACTATTATTACTAAAAAGATCTTAAAGATATCATCTCCAAAATAGCCATTTCGGAGCTTAGCCTTCGGCCTTTGAAAAACACCTTTTAACACCCCAAAAAATCAGCTAGGAGTGAAACCATGAAAATCAGCATAATGAAAAACTACTTAAACGATTCCATACAGCAAGTATCCAAAGCGATCTCAAGCCGTACGACGATTCCGATTCTGAGCGGTATCAAATTCGACGTGAATCATCAAGGTGTAACGTTGACAGCAAGTGACACCGATATATCCATTCAATCCTTCATTCCGCTTGAAGATGGAGATAAAAGCGTAGTTCAGGTAGAACAACCCGGCAGTGTCGTTTTGCCAGCCAAGTTTTTCGTGGAGATCATCAAGAAGCTGCCATCACAGGAAGTGCACATGGAAGTCAAAGAGAACTTCAACACCTTTATCTCCGCAGGTGCTACCGAAATTCAACTGGTAGGTCTTGATCCGGAAGAATTCCCTGTACTGCCAAGCATCGAAGAAAACCAAACGGTCTCCATTCCAGGAGATTTGTTGAAAAATATGATCAAACAAACGGTCTTCTCCATTTCCACACATGAGACTACTCCAATCCTGACAGGTGTACTCTGGAGTTTGGGTGACAACGAATTGAAATTTGTGGCAACAGACCGTCACCGTCTTGCTACTCGATCAGCAATGCTGGATAATGCAGAAGGTATCCGCTTCAACAACGTGGTTATTTCCGGTAAAACGCTGAACGAGCTCAGCAAAATTGTTCCGGATCAAAATACCCTTGTGGATATCGTTGTTGCAGATAACCAGGTCCTGTTCAAAATCGACCGTGTATTGTTCTACTCCCGTATTTTGGACGGAACATATCCGGATACTTCTAGAATTATTCCAACGTCATACAAAACAGAACTTGTTTTAGATACAAAAAAATTAAGTGAATCCATTGACCGGGCTTATTTGCTGTCGCGTGAAGAGAAAACAAACATCGTGCGTATGCAAACGATGGATTCTGGATCCGTTGAAATTTCTTCAAGCTCTTCCGAGCTAGGTAAAGTAAGAGAAGAAATCGAACCTGCCGAGTTTACAGGAGATCCGTTAAAAATCTCGTTCAACTCCAAATACATGCTGGATGTACTGAAAGTTGTTGAAAGTGAGCAGCTGATGATCGCTTTTACAGGAGTCATGAGTCCAATTATCTTGAAACCGCTGGATGACAGTCACAGCCTTTACGTGATATTGCCATATCGAACGACCAACTAACGAAAGGAAGATCACAGTGAACCAAGTTACGATTCGTACGGAATATATTAAGCTTGATCAATTTTTGAAACTGGCTGATTGCATCCCAACTGGAGGTATGGCCAAAGCTCTGCTTCAGGAAGGACTTGTACGTGTGAATAAAGAGCCTGAGGAACGCCGGGGACGTAAGTTATACCCTGGGGATATCGTTGAAGTGGACGGAGAAGGCACATTCGAAGTTGCTGCAGAATAAGAAGACCAGTTCGATCCTGCTGCCTCCTGACGGACGGGATAAAAGGGAGGTTACCGCGTGTTTGTGAACAGCATTGATCTGCAGAATTTCCGCAATTATGAACATCTGAGACTGGATTCTTTTGGTCCGGTAAACTTGTTGATTGGGCAAAATGCCCAAGGCAAGACCAATCTTGCAGAGGCGATTTTTGTACTTGCACTCACCAAGAGCCACCGTACATCTCGTGACAAGGAGCTGATTCGTTTCGGTGAGGAACGTGCCAGACTTGCAGCAGAGGTCGACAAAAAGTACGGATCGGTCAAGCTTGAACTATCTTTGTCGCAACAAGGTAAAAAAGCAAAGATTAACGGCCTGGAGCAGCGCAAGTTAAGTGATTTTGTCGGAGCGCTCAATGTTGTGATGTTTGCACCGGAGGATCTGGAGATTGTAAAAGGCACACCGGGGGTCCGCCGCCGGTTTCTTGACATGGAGATTGGACAGGTTGCTCCTGGTTACCTGTACCACCTGCAGCAATATCAAAAAGTGCTCGTCCAACGGAATAATTTGCTTAAGCAGTTATGGGGAAAAGGGGCATCGGCCCAGACCATGCTTGAGGTCTGGAACGAACAACTGGTCGAGCATGGTGTTAAAATCGTCAAAAAAAGGAAACAATTCATAAAGAAACTGCAAAAGTGGGCAGAAACGATTCATCAGGGGATCACCGGAGGCGGAGAAGTCTTGCGGCTGGCCTACCTTCCTTCCTTCAGCGAAGCCGCTGAGGAAGATGAAGCTGTCTTAATGGACCAATTTATGATAAAATTATCACAAATGAAAGAGCAGGAGATTCGCCGAGGCACAACCCTTAGTGGGCCGCATCGGGATGACCTGTCCTTTTTCATTAACGATCGGGAAGTACAAACATATGGCTCGCAGGGGCAGCAGCGCACAACGGCGTTGTCCCTTAAACTTGCGGAAATCGAACTTATTCACGAAGAAATCGGAGAATATCCGGTCCTGCTACTGGATGATGTTCTGTCAGAGCTGGACCCTTTTCGCCAGACGCAGCTGATCGAAACGTTCCAGAGCAAGGTGCAAACCTTTATTACAGCTACGGGCATCGAGAGCCTGAACGTTGACAAGCTCAAAGATGCCAGTATTTATCACGTTCATGCCGGACAGGTTGAACGCTAAGGAGTGAAGGGCTTATGTACATTCATCTGGGCGGTGAGAAGATCATCCGTTCTTCCGAATTGGTCGCTATTTTTGATATATCGATTGAAAAATCCTCAAAGATCTCCAAGCAGTATGTCACGCATGCCGAGCAGGAAAAAACAGTGGAACACATCGGCGAAGAGGAAGCCAAGTCCATTGTGGTGACCAAAAACATTGTGTACTACTCGCCTATTTCCTCAGCCACGCTGAAAAAGCGGGCTCACATTTTTCCGGATCTCTAGCGTTGTGTGGCATAAAAGATGTCACTTTTGCTGCTTGTCTTTAAATTTGAATAGCTGCTGAAATGAAGGACGTTGCCTATTTCAGCAAACAATTATTAGTTAACGCATATTTACGATATTGAATCTATAGAAGTAGGTGAAAGGCATGTCTATGAATCAACCGTCATATGATGCGAATGAAATTCAGGTCCTTGAAGGATTGGAAGCCGTACGGAAGCGTCCGGGCATGTATATCGGTTCCACCAGTTCCAAGGGCCTGCATCATCTGGTCTGGGAAGTAGTGGACAACAGTATTGACGAAGCGCTTGCAGGTTACTGCGACCACATCGAGGTCAGTATCCATGAAGACAATAGCGTGACTGTAGTCGATAACGGACGGGGTATTCCTGTCGGCGAACATACCAAAATGAAACGTCCTGCACTTGAGGTAGTTATGACTGTCCTCCATGCAGGGGGAAAATTTGGCGGCGGCGGATATAAAGTATCCGGTGGTTTGCATGGTGTTGGTGTGTCCGTTGTGAATGCACTCTCTGAAAAAGTGGTTGTAACGGTTAAACGTGAGGGACATATCTATCAACAGGAATATCGCCGTGGAGCTCCACAGTACGACCTGAAAGTGATCGGTACAACCGACGAAACAGGAACAACAGTTAGATTCCATCCGGACCCTGAAATTTTCACGGAAACAAGAGTTTATGAATATGACATCTTGCTGGCCCGTATTCGTGAGCTGGCGTTCCTGAACAAGGGTATTGGTCTTACACTGACGGATGAGCGTACAGGTGCAACCAACTCATTCCTGTATGAAGGCGGCATTATCGAATACGTCTCCTTCCTCAACCAGAAGCGCGAAGTACTGCATGAGAATCCAATTTACGTTGAAGGTTCCAGAGATAACATCCAGGTGGAAGTTGCCCTGCAATACAATGACAACTACACCGAGAATATCTATTCCTTCGCGAACAATATCAACACGCATGAGGGCGGAACGCATGAATCAGGTTTCAAGAGTGCCCTTACGCGGATTATCAATGACTACGCCCGTAAGGCGGGAGTTATCAAGGACAGCACGGGGAACCTTTCCGGGGATGACGTGCGTGAAGGCTTGACAGCTATTATTTCGGTCAAGATTCCGGAGCCGCAATTTGAAGGACAGACAAAAACCAAGCTGGGCAACAGCGAAGTGCGTGGAATTGTCGAATCTTTGTTTGCCGAGAAACTTCAGGAGTTCCTGGAGGAGAATCCTTCCGTATCCCGTCGCATTTTGGAAAAAGGTCTGCAAGCAGCACGTGCGCGTGAAGCTGCCCGTAAAGCTCGGGAACTGACACGTCGTAAAGGTGCACTCGAAGTAAGCTCACTTCCAGGTAAACTGGCAGACTGTTCATCCAAGGATGCTTCAATCAGCGAATTGTACATCGTCGAAGGTGACTCTGCAGGTGGATCAGCAAAGCAAGGCCGGGATCGTCATTTCCAAGCCATTTTGCCACTGCGTGGTAAGATTTTGAACGTGGAAAAAGCTCGTCTCGACCGGATCTTGGGTAATGCGGAGATTAGAGCAATTATTACGGCTATGGGTACGGGTATTGGTGATGACTTCGATATTGCCAAAGCACGCTATCACAAAATCATTTTGATGACCGATGCCGACGTTGATGGTGCTCATATCCGAACACTATTGCTGACGTTCCTGTATCGGTACATGCGTAAAATCATTGAGGCAGGTTATGTATATATTGCACAACCGCCATTGTTCAAGATTGAGCGTAACAAAGTGATTCGTTATGCCGGTTCCGAGAGAGAGCGCGATGAAATTATTGCAACGCTCGGCGAAAATGCGAAATTCAACGTTCAGCGTTACAAAGGTCTTGGCGAGATGAATGCCGGACAATTGTGGGAAACGACGATGGATCCGGAGAGTCGGACCATGATGCAAGTATCGATTAATGATGCCATACTTGCTGATACCATGTTTGACACCCTGATGGGGGATAACGTTGAACCGCGTCGTGACTTTATCCAGGAAAATGCAAAATACGTGAAAAACCTCGACATTTAACATATTCGAAGAGGCGCCTGAGAGGGCGCCTTTTTTATATTAGGGAAGGTAAGAACAGGGAAGGCGTAAACTTAGATCTCCCTATCCCATTGTTATCTGCGTACACGTTTTTTGGCAGATGAAGCCTTTGCTTTAGGGGATGGCCGGGAGCTCTTACCCTTTTTGGAGGGCAAACGACCGTACGCAATCGCATAACGTTTGATCTTCCGGTACGCCTCCTTGTCCGGTAATAAGCCAAAGGCGTAAATGCCTGGCAGTGTGTTGACTTCAAGAATCCAGGGACGCCCTGCTTCGTCTAGCGCAATATCAATACCAATCTCTTTGAGTCTTGGAAATGATGTTTGCAATTGCACAGCGGTATGAATACCTAAGCGGTACAGCTCAGTGCGAAGTTTCTTGAAGCCATCCTGGTGAAGATGGGGGAGTACGAGTTCTTCAAATGTGGCCAATCGCCCACCGCCATGAATGTTGGTGATGATTTTACCCGGGGCAGCAATACGTCCCAGAACACCTGTTGTTTCCCAGTTGTGCTGCAGATTTTTCTGAGTTAACACACGCAAGTCAAAAGGCAAATCTTCATGCTTCATCAGCGAGATTCCCTGTTGAATGATATACTCACACTCCTGAATGCGATCATTCAGTGCTCGTTCGAGTTCATCCAGGGAATGAAATGATCTCTCCTCTGTACCATATTGGAGTTGATATGTTGTTGTGAGCTCGGTAGCTCTGGAGGTAATACCACTTGCTTCGAGTTCATCAGTTGGGTTCCGATCAATGGGTTCTTCCGGAACCTCTGCTTCTGTGGTGGGATCTTCGGAATTAACGACAGGTACGTATAAACGGGTTGTTTTCACCCGCATGACTCCATTACCGTAAGTACCACGGTCTGGTTTGATATAGTTGGACTCAAATAATTCAGTCATTCGTTCCAGAGTTTGACGACTATATTTTCGGGTGACTGGGATATATTCATTCACCATGCGACTGCGTTGTAACACAGTTGTTTTGGCCCATTTGCTGGAGACACGTTGGATACCCAAGATGCATCAGTCCTTTCATGTTTTGCTCAGTTCTTAAGAGGGGAAGACACGGAGAAATCAAAGGACAAGAGACGATTTCAGTGGTATAATAGAGAAATATGGCGTTTTGTGCGATGAGCTGCACAATTTGCAGTTTGATCGTAGGACGGGAATGGCTTTAGCCCCGGTAGGCACAGTACATATGCCGTTTTTCTAGCATTGTATGTGCAATTGGGGAGGAAGGCAGGGCGTATCCCCAGACACGCAGAAGTTCCCGGAAGAAAGGCTATTGCCCAGCGGACGTTTAATTGTGTAACTTTTGTGAAAGTAATATAATAAAGAGTAGCGTTCTTGCGCGGTTTTAGCCTTGTTAGGCTTTTCACATATAATCAATTTTCTTGCATGACGGAATGGAACGTTTGTTGAAGGACAAGAAGGAGGTCCAGCATGGCGGAAGAAATGAACTCTCAGATTACAGATCGGGATATAGGCGTTGAGATGCGTGAATCGTTTATGGATTATGCGATGAGCATCATTGTTAGCCGTGCCTTACCTGACGTACGTGATGGATTGAAGCCGGTTCACCGGCGTATTCTGTATGCAATGTCAGAGCTCGGCATGACACCCGATAAACCACATAAAAAATCAGCCAGAATCGTCGGCGAAGTTATCGGTAAGTATCACCCACACGGTGACTCTGCTGTTTACGAGACGATGGTACGGATGGCACAGGATTTCTCCCTGCGTTATATGCATGTAGATGGACATGGAAACTTTGGATCGGTCGATGGTGATATGGCAGCAGCCATGCGTTATACCGAAGCACGTTTGTCCAAGATTGCTATGGAAATGCTCAGAGATATCAACAAGGATACGATTGATTTCCAACCGAACTATGACGGTGAAGAACATGAGCCAATCGTTCTACCTGCTCGTTTTCCTAACTTGCTTGTCAATGGGGTCGGCGGGATCGCGGTAGGTATGGCTACCAATATTCCTCCTCATAACCTGGGTGAGGTCATTGATGGTGTACAGGCTATGATTCAAAATCCGGACATTACATCCATGGAACTCATGGATTACATTCAAGGACCAGACTTCCCAACGTCCGGCTACATTTTGGGCCGTTCAGGCATTCGCCAGGCGTATCAGACCGGACGTGGTTCAGTAACGATGCGGGCTAAAACCAACATCGAAGAGAATAACAACAAGGCACGAATTATCGTTACAGAGTTGCCTTATCAGGTAAACAAGGCGAGACTTGTTGAGAAAATCGCCGAGTTGGTACGTGATAAAAAGATTGATGGTATTACTGACCTTCGTGATGAGTCTGACCGTAATGGTATGCGGGTTGTAATTGAGCTTCGCAGAGACGTGAATCCGGGGGTTGTCCTGAACAACCTGTACAAACATACATCGATGCAATCCACTTTCGGGATTAACATGCTTGCGATTGTTAATAAAGAACCTAAAATCCTGAACTTGCGCGAAGTGTTGTATCACTACCTGCAGCATCAGATTGAGGTTATTCGCAGACGTACGCAGTTTGAACTGAAAAAGGCTGAAGCTCGTGCACACATTCTAGAAGGTTTACGTATTGCGCTGGATCATATCGACGAGATTATTACGTTGATTCGTTCATCAAGTAATGCGGATGCAGCAAGAGAAGGTTTGATTGAGCGCTTCTCACTCAGTCATGATCAGGCCCAAGCTATTCTCGATATGCGTTTGCAACGCCTCACAGGTCTGGAACGTGAACGTATTGAAAATGAATATAACGAACTGATGGTCAAAATCAGAGAGTATCGCGAAATTCTGGCCAATGAGCATCTGGTGCTTGAGATTATCAGTACGGAGCTACAAGAGATCCGCGACCGCTTCAGCGATGATCGTCGTACGGAGATCACTGTAGGTGAAGAGAGTATTCTGGATGAGGACCTGATTCCACGTGAAGAGGTTATCATTACGATTACTCATACAGGCTACGTGAAACGTCTGCCGGTATCCACATACCGCAGCCAGAAACGTGGTGGACGTGGGGTCGTTGGTATGGATACGAAAGATACCGACTTTGTCGAGCATCTGTTTGTGACCAACTCGCACAATTACCTCATGTTCTTCACTGACAAAGGTAAAGTGTATCGTCTCAAAGCGTACGAGATTCCAGAGCTTGGACGTACCGCACGGGGAACGCCGATTATCAACCTGATCCAGATCGAGCAGGGCGAATCGGTCAATGCCGTAATTCCGGTCCAGGAATTCGAAAGTGACAGATACTTGTTCTTTGCTACCCGCCAAGGGGTTGTGAAGAAGACGCCACTTGAGGATTACACCAATATTCGCAAAGGCGGCTTGATCGGTATTTCCTTACGCGATGATGACGTTCTGATCGATGTTAAGCTGACCGATGGATTGCAAGAGATCATCATGGGTACAGCTCACGGAATGTCTATTCGATTCTCGGAAGGTAACGTACGTTCCATGGGGCGTAGCGCAACCGGGGTCAAAGGGATTACCTTGGATGAACAGGACTCTGTTATCGGTATGGATGTAGTTGATAAAGAGCTTGATGTTCTGATCGTTACAGCCAAAGGTTACGGTAAACGTACACCTGTCAGTGATTATCGGATGCAGACTCGTGGCGGTAAAGGAATCAAGACTATTAATGTCACAGAGAAGAACGGCTCAGTAGTCAGCCTCAAAATGGTTAAAACCGAAGAGGATCTGATGATTATCACGTCCAGCGGTACGTTGATCCGGATGAGCATGGAAGGCATATCCACTATGGGTCGATACACGCAGGGTGTGAAGCTGATTCATATTCGTGACGAGGATTCAGTAGCTACAGTTAGCCGAATTGACAAAAATGAAGAGGAACCAGACGATGAGTCGCTTGAAGGCTTGGAAGGCGAGGAGTCCCAAGCTCCGGTAGTAAGCTTGGAAGAAGGCACCGTTTCTGACGCTGAGGTTAATGAAGTTGAGGGCGACGACGATTCCGGTTCGGAAGCATAAAATAGAATTTTATAAAGATTGATCTCTTTGAGATTGGAAGAAGATTGCGAGGGCTCCCACGGGGAGCCCTTTTGTTTGTATAAAGGAATCTCTTCTTTTATTCTTCCGAATCTGGGATGTACAGCCTGATTCCTGAGTAATATAATGGGAAATATCATGAAAAACCGGGACTATGGTCTTGTTTGTATTAACATAGAAGAACGATGAGTGAGGGGAATACACATGGGATTAATCACCCTGTCAGAAGTCAAACCAGGACTCAAACTTGGGAGTGATGTGCAAACACTTCGCGGCAACGTTCTGCTTCAGAAGGGAAAAGTCATTTTACCCAAGGATATGGAAGTGCTCAAAGCCTTTATGATTCAACAGGTAGATATTGAACAAGAAAGAACGGTGTCGAGTAGTACAGGAACCAAAGGTGCATCTGTGTCCGCAGGAAGTTCTGCCAATGACAACAATGGTGAACGGGCAGGGAAGACAGGGAACGTCACCACAGCTCCTGTAGTAACGTCTTTGCAGGATGAGTATGAGAAGATGGTCGGACTAACCCAAAATGCTTTCCTGTCCTCTCTGGCGGCTGAATTACCGGTCTATGAGTTACGTACACAGTTGGAGGCAGTGTTTGCACATCTCAAACAATATAATGTGCTTACCTTCAGTCCACGAGTAATGCAAGAACATGATTATGTATATCACCATGCTGTACTGAGTGCGATCACATCCTATCAACTGGCTCAATGGATCGATCTCCCCTCCAAGGATTGGATGCAAGTGGCTTTTGCAGGCTTGTTCCATGATATTGGTAACAACAAGGTAGATCCGCAGATACTCCATAAACCATCCACGTTGACGGCTACAGAGCAGGAAGAGATTCGTCAGCATACGAAATATGGTTATCAGATCCTTAAACAGGCAAAGGCCATTAATGAGGGAGCCAGACTTGCAGCTTTGCAGCATCATGAAAAAGTGGATGGATCAGGCTACCCGTTGCAGCTTAGTGGGACGCAAATTCATATTTATGCCAAGATTGTAGCTATCGCTGATATTTTCCACGCCATGACGCTGGAGAAGATCTACCGCAAGGCACAATCACCATACCTAGTCCTAGAACAGATCCAAAGTGAGGCATTTGGGAAACTGGACCCTTCAATCGTAAGTGTATTTGTTCAACGGTCGACCCAGATCCATAATGGCATCCGAGTGAAACTCAGCAATAACCAAATTGGAGAGATTGTATTCTCTGATCGAGATCATCCTACACGGCCTATGGTGTCAGTAGAAGGAAACATCGTTAATCTTATGCAGCAACGGCAGCTTCACATCCAAGAGGTTATCGGATAACAGTAGATATTAAAGGAACTTGATGAGAGGGTC
Coding sequences:
- the dnaA gene encoding chromosomal replication initiator protein DnaA yields the protein MDSHTSDLWQQILSIIQNKLSKPSFDTWFKATKATKLNDRSIVISAPTTFAVEWLESRYTKLVGSTVYELLGKQVDVKFVIEENKPAEPDPQLPAPTPTVVQEEAVLSMLNPKYTFDTFVIGPGNRFAHAASLAVAEAPAKAYNPLFLYGGVGLGKTHLMHAIGHYVLEHDPGSKVVYLSSEKFTNEFINSIRDNRGESFRNKYRSVDILLIDDIQFLAGKESTQEEFFHTFNALHEERKQIIISSDRPPKEIPTLEERLRSRFEWGLITDIQPPDLETRIAILRKKARAENLDIPNEAMMYIANQIDTNIRELEGALIRVVAYSSLTNQDVTTHLAAEALKDIIPSSRPKMITIHDIQQKVGEYYSLKLEDFKARKRTKAVAFPRQIAMYLSRELTDFSLPKIGEAFGGRDHTTVIHAHEKISQAIKNDQDLYKVINNLTEKIKNPT
- the gyrB gene encoding DNA topoisomerase (ATP-hydrolyzing) subunit B, which produces MSMNQPSYDANEIQVLEGLEAVRKRPGMYIGSTSSKGLHHLVWEVVDNSIDEALAGYCDHIEVSIHEDNSVTVVDNGRGIPVGEHTKMKRPALEVVMTVLHAGGKFGGGGYKVSGGLHGVGVSVVNALSEKVVVTVKREGHIYQQEYRRGAPQYDLKVIGTTDETGTTVRFHPDPEIFTETRVYEYDILLARIRELAFLNKGIGLTLTDERTGATNSFLYEGGIIEYVSFLNQKREVLHENPIYVEGSRDNIQVEVALQYNDNYTENIYSFANNINTHEGGTHESGFKSALTRIINDYARKAGVIKDSTGNLSGDDVREGLTAIISVKIPEPQFEGQTKTKLGNSEVRGIVESLFAEKLQEFLEENPSVSRRILEKGLQAARAREAARKARELTRRKGALEVSSLPGKLADCSSKDASISELYIVEGDSAGGSAKQGRDRHFQAILPLRGKILNVEKARLDRILGNAEIRAIITAMGTGIGDDFDIAKARYHKIILMTDADVDGAHIRTLLLTFLYRYMRKIIEAGYVYIAQPPLFKIERNKVIRYAGSERERDEIIATLGENAKFNVQRYKGLGEMNAGQLWETTMDPESRTMMQVSINDAILADTMFDTLMGDNVEPRRDFIQENAKYVKNLDI
- the remB gene encoding extracellular matrix regulator RemB, encoding MYIHLGGEKIIRSSELVAIFDISIEKSSKISKQYVTHAEQEKTVEHIGEEEAKSIVVTKNIVYYSPISSATLKKRAHIFPDL
- the yaaA gene encoding S4 domain-containing protein YaaA yields the protein MNQVTIRTEYIKLDQFLKLADCIPTGGMAKALLQEGLVRVNKEPEERRGRKLYPGDIVEVDGEGTFEVAAE
- the gyrA gene encoding DNA gyrase subunit A; this encodes MAEEMNSQITDRDIGVEMRESFMDYAMSIIVSRALPDVRDGLKPVHRRILYAMSELGMTPDKPHKKSARIVGEVIGKYHPHGDSAVYETMVRMAQDFSLRYMHVDGHGNFGSVDGDMAAAMRYTEARLSKIAMEMLRDINKDTIDFQPNYDGEEHEPIVLPARFPNLLVNGVGGIAVGMATNIPPHNLGEVIDGVQAMIQNPDITSMELMDYIQGPDFPTSGYILGRSGIRQAYQTGRGSVTMRAKTNIEENNNKARIIVTELPYQVNKARLVEKIAELVRDKKIDGITDLRDESDRNGMRVVIELRRDVNPGVVLNNLYKHTSMQSTFGINMLAIVNKEPKILNLREVLYHYLQHQIEVIRRRTQFELKKAEARAHILEGLRIALDHIDEIITLIRSSSNADAAREGLIERFSLSHDQAQAILDMRLQRLTGLERERIENEYNELMVKIREYREILANEHLVLEIISTELQEIRDRFSDDRRTEITVGEESILDEDLIPREEVIITITHTGYVKRLPVSTYRSQKRGGRGVVGMDTKDTDFVEHLFVTNSHNYLMFFTDKGKVYRLKAYEIPELGRTARGTPIINLIQIEQGESVNAVIPVQEFESDRYLFFATRQGVVKKTPLEDYTNIRKGGLIGISLRDDDVLIDVKLTDGLQEIIMGTAHGMSIRFSEGNVRSMGRSATGVKGITLDEQDSVIGMDVVDKELDVLIVTAKGYGKRTPVSDYRMQTRGGKGIKTINVTEKNGSVVSLKMVKTEEDLMIITSSGTLIRMSMEGISTMGRYTQGVKLIHIRDEDSVATVSRIDKNEEEPDDESLEGLEGEESQAPVVSLEEGTVSDAEVNEVEGDDDSGSEA
- a CDS encoding YheC/YheD family protein produces the protein MGIQRVSSKWAKTTVLQRSRMVNEYIPVTRKYSRQTLERMTELFESNYIKPDRGTYGNGVMRVKTTRLYVPVVNSEDPTTEAEVPEEPIDRNPTDELEASGITSRATELTTTYQLQYGTEERSFHSLDELERALNDRIQECEYIIQQGISLMKHEDLPFDLRVLTQKNLQHNWETTGVLGRIAAPGKIITNIHGGGRLATFEELVLPHLHQDGFKKLRTELYRLGIHTAVQLQTSFPRLKEIGIDIALDEAGRPWILEVNTLPGIYAFGLLPDKEAYRKIKRYAIAYGRLPSKKGKSSRPSPKAKASSAKKRVRR
- the dnaN gene encoding DNA polymerase III subunit beta; amino-acid sequence: MKISIMKNYLNDSIQQVSKAISSRTTIPILSGIKFDVNHQGVTLTASDTDISIQSFIPLEDGDKSVVQVEQPGSVVLPAKFFVEIIKKLPSQEVHMEVKENFNTFISAGATEIQLVGLDPEEFPVLPSIEENQTVSIPGDLLKNMIKQTVFSISTHETTPILTGVLWSLGDNELKFVATDRHRLATRSAMLDNAEGIRFNNVVISGKTLNELSKIVPDQNTLVDIVVADNQVLFKIDRVLFYSRILDGTYPDTSRIIPTSYKTELVLDTKKLSESIDRAYLLSREEKTNIVRMQTMDSGSVEISSSSSELGKVREEIEPAEFTGDPLKISFNSKYMLDVLKVVESEQLMIAFTGVMSPIILKPLDDSHSLYVILPYRTTN
- the recF gene encoding DNA replication/repair protein RecF (All proteins in this family for which functions are known are DNA-binding proteins that assist the filamentation of RecA onto DNA for the initiation of recombination or recombinational repair.) translates to MFVNSIDLQNFRNYEHLRLDSFGPVNLLIGQNAQGKTNLAEAIFVLALTKSHRTSRDKELIRFGEERARLAAEVDKKYGSVKLELSLSQQGKKAKINGLEQRKLSDFVGALNVVMFAPEDLEIVKGTPGVRRRFLDMEIGQVAPGYLYHLQQYQKVLVQRNNLLKQLWGKGASAQTMLEVWNEQLVEHGVKIVKKRKQFIKKLQKWAETIHQGITGGGEVLRLAYLPSFSEAAEEDEAVLMDQFMIKLSQMKEQEIRRGTTLSGPHRDDLSFFINDREVQTYGSQGQQRTTALSLKLAEIELIHEEIGEYPVLLLDDVLSELDPFRQTQLIETFQSKVQTFITATGIESLNVDKLKDASIYHVHAGQVER